In Methylobacterium aquaticum, the following are encoded in one genomic region:
- a CDS encoding nucleoside deaminase — MRDFARGDLSPSGASRTDPLGLAFDAARKAASRGEVPVGAVVVRDGIVLSVAGNRPRAARDPTAHAEILAIRAACAALDDERLTGCDLYVTLEPCAMCAGAISFARIRRLYFAAADPKGGAVEHGPRFFNQPTCHHAPEVYGGFRESEAAALLRDFFRDRRP, encoded by the coding sequence ATGCGCGATTTTGCAAGGGGGGACCTGTCGCCAAGCGGGGCGTCACGAACCGATCCCCTCGGCCTCGCCTTCGACGCCGCGCGCAAGGCGGCCTCCCGCGGCGAGGTACCGGTGGGCGCCGTCGTGGTGCGCGACGGGATCGTGCTGTCGGTCGCCGGCAACCGCCCCAGGGCCGCGCGCGACCCGACGGCGCATGCCGAGATCCTGGCGATCCGCGCCGCCTGCGCCGCCCTCGACGACGAGCGCCTGACCGGCTGCGACCTCTACGTCACCCTGGAGCCCTGCGCGATGTGCGCCGGGGCGATCAGCTTCGCGCGCATCCGCCGGCTCTACTTCGCCGCCGCCGACCCGAAGGGCGGCGCCGTCGAGCACGGGCCGCGCTTCTTCAACCAGCCGACCTGCCACCACGCCCCGGAGGTCTATGGCGGCTTTCGCGAGAGCGAGGCGGCGGCCCTGCTGCGCGACTTCTTTCGCGACCGGCGGCCCTGA
- a CDS encoding pseudouridine synthase, translated as MNDINDDETGAPQRRRGRDEASAGSPERQASSTRGAAPAKPAVAAEPEPERIAKAIARAGVASRRDAEAMIAEGRVTLNGQRLDSPAVNVTPSDRITIDGEPLPTRERTRLWLFHKPRGVVTTARDPEGRQTVFDALPEDMPRVVAIGRLDINTEGLLLLTNDGGLAKVIAHPETGWLRRYRVRAFGDVDQGMLDGLRKGVTIDGMEYGPVEATIDRAQGDNVWLTLGLREGKNREVKRILEHLGLSVNRLIRLSFGPFQLGELEVGLVEEIRTRVLKDQLGHSLAEQAGVDFTSPVREPIAPFGSPKAAARAAQQEGSPRGRDPARPQFGKPPAAQVGRRAPVRTVWRDSEAEAAGDLPNRGRVHRRGDSPQEIRAAMADAPRKRVGAIASGDRRVLVERLVPAPQDEAAPHRRTKFRGDDRDGASNRGPSANRGPGGDDRPMRRSRDDVAPRGGAKAGLGDDGGRGRGFGRPGGRPEGGEGRGFGGNKSFGGRGEGRSFGGEGRGPGGGGRSFEGRSGGEGRSFGGEGRGPGGGGRSFEGRSGGEGRSFGGGNRGFGAKGEGRPGGGRSFEGRSGGGEGRSFGGEGRGGGGRSFEGRSGGGEGRSFGGKPGGKSFGDKSFGAKPGGGGKSFGGKSFGGKPFGAKGEGRPGGGGRPGGKPFGKPGGGFRAGGGGGSKPGGRGGRPGGGGGRPPRG; from the coding sequence ATGAACGACATCAACGACGACGAGACCGGGGCGCCGCAGCGGCGTCGCGGACGGGACGAGGCATCCGCGGGCTCCCCGGAGCGCCAGGCTTCCAGCACGCGCGGGGCGGCACCCGCCAAGCCGGCCGTGGCGGCCGAGCCGGAGCCGGAGCGCATCGCCAAGGCGATCGCCCGGGCGGGCGTGGCCTCGCGCCGCGACGCCGAGGCGATGATCGCGGAAGGCCGCGTGACCCTGAACGGCCAGCGCCTCGATTCGCCGGCGGTCAACGTGACGCCGAGCGACCGCATCACGATCGACGGCGAGCCGCTGCCGACCCGCGAGCGCACCCGCCTGTGGCTGTTCCACAAGCCCCGCGGCGTCGTCACCACCGCCCGCGACCCGGAAGGGCGCCAGACGGTGTTCGACGCCCTGCCCGAGGACATGCCCCGGGTGGTGGCGATCGGCCGGCTCGACATCAACACCGAGGGGCTCCTGCTCCTCACCAACGATGGCGGGCTCGCCAAGGTCATCGCCCACCCGGAGACCGGCTGGCTGCGCCGCTACCGCGTGCGCGCCTTCGGCGACGTCGACCAGGGGATGCTGGACGGTCTGCGCAAGGGCGTGACCATCGACGGGATGGAATACGGTCCGGTCGAGGCGACGATCGACCGGGCGCAGGGCGACAACGTCTGGCTGACGCTCGGCCTGCGCGAGGGCAAGAACCGCGAGGTCAAGCGGATCCTCGAACATCTCGGCCTGTCGGTGAACCGGCTGATCCGGCTCTCCTTCGGCCCGTTCCAGCTCGGCGAGCTCGAGGTCGGGCTGGTCGAGGAGATCCGCACCCGGGTGCTGAAGGACCAGCTCGGCCACTCGCTCGCCGAGCAGGCGGGCGTCGACTTCACCAGCCCGGTGCGCGAGCCGATCGCCCCGTTCGGCTCGCCGAAGGCCGCCGCCCGGGCGGCGCAGCAGGAGGGGTCGCCCCGTGGGCGCGACCCGGCCCGCCCGCAATTCGGCAAGCCGCCCGCGGCCCAGGTCGGCCGCCGGGCTCCGGTTCGGACGGTCTGGCGCGATTCCGAGGCCGAGGCCGCCGGCGACCTGCCGAATCGCGGCCGGGTGCATCGGCGCGGCGACAGCCCGCAGGAGATCCGCGCCGCGATGGCGGATGCCCCGCGCAAGCGCGTCGGCGCCATCGCGTCGGGCGACCGCCGGGTGCTGGTCGAGCGCCTGGTGCCCGCGCCGCAGGACGAGGCGGCGCCGCATCGCCGCACCAAGTTCCGCGGCGACGACCGGGACGGCGCGTCGAACCGGGGCCCGAGTGCCAACCGGGGTCCCGGCGGCGACGACCGCCCGATGCGCCGCTCCCGCGACGACGTCGCGCCGAGGGGCGGCGCCAAGGCCGGCCTCGGCGACGATGGCGGCCGTGGCCGCGGCTTCGGCCGGCCCGGCGGGCGCCCCGAGGGCGGCGAGGGCCGCGGCTTCGGCGGCAACAAGAGCTTCGGCGGCCGCGGCGAAGGCCGTTCCTTCGGGGGTGAAGGCCGTGGTCCCGGTGGCGGCGGTCGCTCGTTCGAGGGTCGTTCCGGCGGCGAGGGTCGCTCCTTCGGCGGCGAGGGCCGCGGTCCCGGCGGCGGCGGTCGCTCGTTCGAGGGTCGGTCCGGTGGCGAAGGCCGGTCCTTCGGCGGTGGGAACCGCGGCTTCGGGGCCAAGGGCGAGGGCCGTCCGGGCGGTGGTCGTTCGTTCGAGGGCCGCTCCGGTGGCGGCGAAGGTCGCTCCTTCGGGGGCGAGGGCCGTGGCGGCGGCGGGCGCTCGTTCGAGGGTCGCTCCGGCGGCGGCGAGGGCCGCTCGTTCGGGGGCAAGCCCGGCGGCAAGTCCTTTGGTGACAAGTCCTTCGGCGCGAAGCCCGGCGGCGGCGGCAAGTCCTTCGGCGGCAAGTCCTTCGGCGGCAAGCCCTTCGGCGCCAAGGGCGAGGGCCGTCCCGGCGGCGGTGGCCGGCCGGGGGGCAAGCCGTTCGGCAAGCCCGGCGGCGGCTTCCGCGCCGGTGGCGGCGGTGGGTCGAAGCCCGGCGGGCGCGGTGGCCGTCCGGGCGGTGGCGGCGGCCGGCCGCCGCGCGGCTGA
- the rsmD gene encoding 16S rRNA (guanine(966)-N(2))-methyltransferase RsmD: MRIVGGELRGRGLAGPRSDAIRPTSDRLREAMFNVLTHAYDDPVAGARVLDLFAGTGALACEAISRGAAFALLVDEGAEARGVIRQNLDTLGLGGVTRLFRRDATRLGAAPPGERFGLVFCDPPYGRDLAPKALSAARDGGWLADDALAVVEEAASATLTAPDGFSELERRTYGDTQVAFWRLIS; the protein is encoded by the coding sequence ATGCGGATCGTCGGAGGGGAATTGCGCGGCCGCGGCCTCGCCGGGCCGCGCAGCGACGCGATCCGGCCGACCTCGGACCGGCTGCGCGAGGCGATGTTCAACGTCCTCACGCATGCCTATGACGATCCGGTCGCGGGGGCCCGCGTCCTCGACCTGTTCGCCGGCACCGGGGCGCTCGCCTGCGAGGCGATCTCCCGCGGCGCGGCCTTCGCGCTCCTCGTCGACGAGGGGGCGGAGGCCCGCGGCGTGATCCGCCAGAACCTCGACACCCTCGGGCTCGGCGGGGTGACGCGGCTGTTTCGCCGCGACGCCACGCGTCTCGGTGCCGCGCCGCCCGGCGAGCGCTTCGGCCTCGTCTTCTGCGATCCGCCCTATGGCCGCGACCTCGCCCCCAAGGCGTTGAGCGCGGCGCGCGACGGCGGCTGGCTCGCGGACGACGCCCTGGCGGTGGTGGAGGAGGCGGCCTCCGCAACCCTCACGGCGCCGGACGGCTTCTCGGAGCTGGAGCGCCGGACCTACGGCGACACGCAGGTGGCGTTCTGGCGCCTCATTTCCTGA
- a CDS encoding trypsin-like serine peptidase, with product MEPTAWPFTAIGRVNVAKGPAHRSHCTGTLVGPRHVLTAAHCLFDDRLDTWVKPHQVFFVAGQARDRNAGTAEVEAFRLAPGIDLRLAMRPHPGGIAAEMIGRDWVILTLRTTLPLKPVPWLVLARADLPKSRPGTVVALAGYAADRPYLPVIDRGCAVRIDAPVPGQLTDTCESMSGESGAPVLVLDADGAAALVGIHTAVTGGERVGRAYRAGRGAGVAAGSFAAALDEMVRK from the coding sequence ATGGAGCCGACGGCCTGGCCGTTCACCGCGATCGGGCGCGTGAACGTGGCGAAGGGGCCGGCGCATCGCAGCCATTGCACCGGCACCCTGGTCGGGCCGCGCCACGTGCTCACCGCCGCGCATTGCCTGTTCGACGACCGCCTCGATACCTGGGTCAAGCCGCATCAGGTCTTCTTCGTCGCCGGCCAGGCCCGCGACCGGAATGCCGGCACCGCCGAGGTCGAGGCCTTCCGGCTCGCCCCGGGCATCGACCTGCGGCTGGCGATGCGGCCGCATCCCGGCGGCATCGCCGCCGAGATGATCGGGCGCGACTGGGTGATCCTCACCCTGCGCACGACGCTGCCGCTCAAGCCGGTGCCGTGGCTCGTGCTGGCGAGAGCCGACCTGCCGAAGAGCCGGCCGGGCACGGTGGTGGCGCTCGCCGGCTACGCCGCCGACCGGCCGTACCTGCCGGTGATCGACCGCGGCTGCGCGGTGCGGATCGACGCACCGGTCCCGGGCCAGCTGACCGATACGTGCGAGTCGATGTCGGGGGAATCCGGGGCGCCGGTCCTGGTGCTCGATGCCGACGGTGCGGCGGCGCTCGTCGGCATCCACACGGCGGTGACGGGCGGCGAGCGGGTCGGACGGGCCTATCGCGCGGGCCGGGGTGCCGGCGTCGCCGCCGGCAGCTTCGCGGCGGCGCTCGACGAGATGGTCAGGAAATGA
- a CDS encoding Rap1a/Tai family immunity protein encodes MSIPSRFPNRPRGFSNRLPSSGETLRRPASRFPSGILLAVLISAGAAMAPLPVRAAEGAVLVAQCKSLLRGAKVRGNDVEFRQDPETVGCWAFMAAVQDLAGVADTANQPPILGACLPPDGNRLQLVQAVVKYGAAHPPALREPAGVLALLALRDAFPCRKD; translated from the coding sequence ATGTCGATCCCGAGCAGGTTCCCGAACCGTCCCCGCGGGTTCTCGAACCGCCTGCCGTCATCCGGCGAGACCCTGCGACGCCCCGCTTCCCGGTTTCCTTCCGGCATCCTTCTGGCGGTCCTGATCTCCGCCGGGGCGGCGATGGCGCCGTTGCCGGTGCGGGCCGCCGAGGGCGCGGTACTGGTGGCGCAGTGCAAGAGCCTGCTGCGCGGTGCCAAGGTACGGGGCAACGACGTCGAGTTCCGTCAGGATCCGGAGACCGTCGGCTGCTGGGCCTTCATGGCCGCGGTGCAGGATCTCGCCGGCGTCGCCGATACCGCCAACCAGCCGCCGATCCTCGGTGCCTGCCTGCCACCCGACGGCAACCGCCTGCAGCTCGTGCAGGCCGTGGTGAAGTACGGCGCCGCCCATCCGCCGGCCCTGCGCGAGCCGGCCGGCGTCCTGGCGCTCCTGGCCCTGCGCGATGCATTCCCGTGCCGCAAGGATTAG
- the flaF gene encoding flagellar biosynthesis regulator FlaF has product MSYAANAYARTAQVALTPREAEAAVLIKAAARLQAIQDNWDVQQATLNDALGFNRKVWTLLSSAATEPDAPLPEELKTSMARLGAFVFTRTLDAMIDPTADKLTALIRINRELANGLRGNP; this is encoded by the coding sequence ATGAGCTACGCGGCGAACGCCTACGCGAGAACGGCCCAGGTGGCGCTGACCCCCCGCGAGGCCGAGGCCGCGGTTCTGATCAAGGCTGCAGCCCGCCTGCAAGCGATCCAGGACAATTGGGACGTCCAGCAGGCGACCCTCAACGACGCCCTCGGCTTCAACCGCAAGGTCTGGACGCTGCTGTCCTCCGCCGCGACGGAACCGGACGCGCCGCTGCCCGAGGAGCTGAAGACCTCGATGGCCCGCCTCGGCGCCTTCGTGTTCACCCGCACCCTCGATGCGATGATCGATCCCACCGCCGACAAGCTGACCGCCCTGATCCGGATCAACCGCGAACTGGCGAACGGGCTGCGCGGGAATCCTTGA
- a CDS encoding metallophosphoesterase family protein codes for MTTYFTSDTHFGDPRVLRIDRRPFPDLATHDAALIENWNAMVEPDDTVWHLGDFALGPPPERVQALLSALNGQKHLIVGNNDGPATLAAHGWLSIAHYAEIDVDGQHLVLCHYAFRTWNRMGRGVLDLHGHSHGKLKPATRQYDVGVDAWDFRPVTLETIRATSRRRTVT; via the coding sequence ATGACCACCTACTTCACCAGCGACACCCATTTCGGCGACCCGCGGGTGCTGCGCATCGACCGCCGGCCCTTTCCCGACCTCGCCACCCACGACGCGGCCCTGATCGAGAACTGGAACGCCATGGTGGAGCCGGACGACACCGTCTGGCATCTCGGCGACTTCGCCCTGGGGCCGCCGCCGGAGCGGGTCCAGGCCCTGCTCTCGGCGCTCAACGGACAAAAGCACCTGATCGTCGGCAACAACGACGGGCCGGCGACGCTCGCGGCGCACGGGTGGCTCAGCATCGCGCATTACGCCGAGATCGACGTCGACGGGCAGCACCTCGTTCTGTGCCACTACGCCTTCCGGACCTGGAACCGGATGGGACGCGGCGTCCTCGACCTGCACGGCCATTCCCACGGCAAGCTCAAGCCGGCGACCCGGCAATACGATGTCGGCGTCGATGCCTGGGATTTCCGGCCTGTGACCCTGGAGACGATCCGCGCGACCAGCCGCCGGCGCACCGTGACTTGA
- a CDS encoding energy transducer TonB family protein, with protein sequence MSHTVTTDAPEPREPGTGLGLAFLVALALHAGGLFALTYWRGPPAPPGENEIAIDLAPDMAAIDVPNQAQDVENAPTPTDTTEPKTVPMAEPPSDTVPVDTPPPETKAEEVPQETPVEQVPAEAVPMEKPPEAVEAVQEPEEQVVTSTNTEAPAAVVAKPVELPKPVPKPVPKPTPKPKPVEKPKPVEKPKPVEKPQRDLRREAEIRREAERAAERRLEAARQRRSAAAASQMNQGGASAAASANAARAWGAMVRGAIQGRVRSVGASGTATVRFTVSRSGRVIGASLAGSSGNPSIDAAAVAAASGSVPPAPSEFTGAQQSFTLPVRFN encoded by the coding sequence ATGAGCCACACCGTGACGACCGACGCGCCGGAGCCGCGGGAGCCGGGGACGGGCCTCGGCCTCGCCTTCCTGGTGGCGCTCGCCCTGCATGCCGGCGGCCTCTTCGCCCTGACCTACTGGCGCGGCCCGCCGGCCCCGCCCGGCGAGAACGAGATCGCCATCGATCTCGCGCCGGACATGGCGGCGATCGACGTGCCGAACCAGGCGCAGGACGTCGAGAACGCCCCGACCCCCACCGACACGACCGAGCCCAAGACCGTCCCGATGGCCGAGCCGCCGTCCGACACGGTGCCGGTCGACACGCCGCCGCCCGAGACGAAGGCGGAGGAGGTGCCGCAGGAGACCCCGGTCGAGCAGGTCCCGGCCGAGGCGGTGCCGATGGAGAAGCCGCCCGAGGCGGTGGAGGCGGTGCAGGAGCCCGAGGAGCAGGTCGTCACCTCGACCAACACCGAGGCACCGGCGGCCGTCGTGGCCAAGCCCGTGGAGTTGCCGAAGCCGGTCCCGAAGCCCGTTCCCAAGCCCACGCCCAAGCCCAAGCCGGTGGAGAAGCCCAAGCCCGTCGAGAAGCCGAAGCCGGTCGAGAAGCCGCAGCGCGACCTCCGGCGCGAGGCGGAGATCAGGCGCGAGGCCGAGAGGGCGGCCGAGCGCCGGCTCGAGGCCGCCCGCCAGCGCCGCAGCGCGGCCGCCGCCTCGCAGATGAACCAGGGCGGCGCCTCGGCCGCTGCCAGCGCCAACGCCGCCCGGGCCTGGGGCGCGATGGTGCGCGGGGCGATCCAGGGGCGGGTCCGCAGCGTCGGGGCGAGCGGCACCGCGACGGTCCGCTTCACCGTCTCGCGCTCCGGCCGGGTGATCGGCGCCTCGCTCGCCGGCAGCAGCGGCAATCCCAGCATCGACGCCGCGGCCGTGGCGGCGGCCTCGGGCAGCGTGCCGCCGGCCCCGTCGGAGTTCACCGGCGCCCAGCAGAGCTTCACCCTGCCGGTGCGGTTCAACTGA
- the tolR gene encoding protein TolR, translating into MGMGPVQAGAGDDDDFDAAPMSEINVTPMVDVMLVLLIIFMVAAPLMTVGVPVQLPKTAAAKSAESKKPVVVSIDKDGQAFLAKELLPADTALARLKTLAAEDPGQTVLVRGDKDVPYGKVMEVMGLVGQAGFAKVSLIANAPPGGAATPAPAAPR; encoded by the coding sequence ATGGGTATGGGACCGGTGCAGGCCGGCGCCGGCGACGACGATGATTTCGACGCCGCGCCGATGTCCGAGATCAACGTCACCCCGATGGTCGACGTGATGCTGGTGCTGCTGATCATCTTCATGGTCGCGGCCCCTCTCATGACCGTCGGCGTGCCGGTGCAGCTGCCGAAGACCGCCGCCGCCAAGAGCGCGGAATCGAAGAAGCCCGTGGTGGTCTCGATCGACAAGGACGGCCAGGCCTTCCTCGCCAAGGAATTGCTGCCGGCCGACACCGCGCTCGCCCGCCTGAAGACGCTCGCCGCCGAGGATCCGGGCCAGACCGTGCTGGTGCGCGGCGACAAGGACGTGCCCTACGGCAAGGTGATGGAGGTGATGGGCCTCGTCGGCCAGGCCGGCTTCGCCAAGGTCTCGCTGATCGCCAACGCTCCCCCGGGCGGGGCGGCGACGCCCGCGCCTGCGGCCCCGCGATAA
- a CDS encoding MotA/TolQ/ExbB proton channel family protein: MDPTTVPAATAGHDFSFLGLFLQADPIVKGVMILLVLASLVSWTIILEKIVRLASARRQAKAFNRLVATGGMPEARSGVSARVVAAAQEAWRDQDSSETRAERRERIERAMRAALTLDIKRMQIGLPFLASAGSAAPFIGLFGTVWGIMNSFSSIAKSQDTSLAVVAPGIAEALFATAIGLVVAIPAVLAYNKFSTDLGRIQASFVSGIGTLGNRLARDRSHHARSAAAE; the protein is encoded by the coding sequence ATGGATCCGACCACCGTGCCCGCCGCGACTGCCGGCCACGATTTCTCCTTCCTCGGGCTCTTCCTGCAGGCCGACCCGATCGTGAAGGGGGTGATGATCCTCCTGGTCCTGGCCTCGCTGGTCTCCTGGACGATCATCCTCGAGAAGATCGTGCGCCTCGCCAGCGCCCGGCGCCAGGCCAAGGCCTTTAACCGCCTCGTCGCCACCGGCGGCATGCCGGAGGCGCGCTCGGGCGTCTCCGCCCGGGTGGTCGCCGCCGCCCAGGAGGCCTGGCGCGACCAGGATTCGAGCGAGACCCGGGCCGAGCGGCGCGAGCGCATCGAGCGCGCGATGCGGGCGGCGCTGACCCTCGACATCAAGCGGATGCAGATCGGCCTGCCCTTCCTGGCCAGTGCCGGCTCGGCGGCCCCGTTCATCGGCCTGTTCGGCACGGTCTGGGGCATCATGAACTCGTTCTCGTCGATCGCGAAGAGCCAGGACACCAGCCTCGCCGTGGTGGCGCCGGGCATCGCCGAGGCGTTGTTCGCCACCGCCATCGGCCTCGTGGTCGCGATCCCGGCGGTGCTGGCCTACAACAAGTTCTCGACCGATCTCGGCCGGATCCAGGCGTCCTTCGTCTCCGGCATCGGCACCCTGGGCAACCGGCTGGCGCGCGACCGCAGCCACCACGCCCGCAGCGCCGCGGCCGAGTAA
- a CDS encoding Tat pathway signal protein has translation MSRARIGCALALGLALSPMATAQAAPADAPGSQAQGTQAQGTQAQGSDAQAAVTPAAVSQPAGPPLRVELNKLETVAEACKAVLVVENGKGGPIKSLRLDLYAFDPDGIVQKRSMVELGPLPARKTTLRQFEISPTPCAQVGRVLLNDVAACDGKDAAGHDLTRESCLERIEPSSTKGAAPFVR, from the coding sequence ATGTCTCGGGCCCGCATCGGCTGCGCTTTGGCCCTCGGCCTCGCCCTGTCGCCGATGGCGACCGCCCAGGCGGCACCGGCCGACGCGCCAGGAAGCCAGGCCCAGGGAACTCAGGCACAGGGAACCCAGGCACAAGGGTCCGACGCGCAGGCGGCCGTCACCCCCGCCGCCGTGAGCCAGCCCGCCGGCCCGCCTCTGCGCGTGGAGCTGAACAAGCTCGAGACCGTGGCTGAGGCCTGCAAGGCGGTGCTGGTCGTCGAGAACGGCAAGGGCGGCCCGATCAAGTCGCTGCGCCTCGATCTCTACGCCTTCGACCCCGACGGCATCGTGCAGAAGCGCAGCATGGTCGAGCTCGGGCCCCTGCCGGCGCGCAAGACGACGCTGCGACAGTTCGAGATCTCCCCCACCCCCTGCGCCCAGGTCGGCCGGGTGCTGCTCAACGACGTGGCGGCCTGCGACGGCAAGGACGCGGCGGGGCACGACCTGACCCGCGAATCCTGCCTGGAGCGCATCGAGCCCTCCTCCACCAAGGGCGCCGCGCCGTTCGTGCGCTGA
- a CDS encoding photosystem reaction center subunit H: MELRQPMRPPFVLSGLLALVLAGHALTAGAKDAPPKDAPPMPAQAAPAAAPAPSAACDVVGLRLEDVIAKSPELQRSANEQTVRDLRTLRDAAVVLDAYKHPQVCAQVLAVLRGLAANPERAIDQSGDTDEEKAEAVEKARAPKVPEKSPEKTPETKAK; the protein is encoded by the coding sequence ATGGAGCTCCGTCAACCGATGCGCCCGCCCTTCGTCCTCTCCGGTCTCCTGGCCCTCGTGCTCGCCGGCCACGCCCTCACCGCCGGAGCCAAGGACGCGCCGCCCAAGGACGCGCCGCCGATGCCGGCACAAGCGGCACCGGCGGCGGCCCCCGCCCCGAGCGCGGCCTGCGACGTGGTCGGCCTGCGCCTCGAGGACGTGATCGCGAAGTCGCCCGAATTGCAGCGCTCGGCCAACGAGCAGACCGTGCGCGACCTGCGCACCCTGCGCGACGCCGCCGTGGTGCTGGATGCCTACAAGCACCCGCAGGTCTGCGCCCAGGTTCTGGCGGTCCTGCGCGGACTGGCCGCCAACCCCGAGCGGGCGATCGACCAGAGCGGCGACACCGACGAGGAGAAGGCCGAGGCCGTCGAGAAGGCCAGGGCTCCCAAGGTGCCGGAGAAGTCTCCCGAGAAGACCCCGGAGACGAAGGCGAAGTAA
- a CDS encoding response regulator, translating into MIQSAFAAMVPPAILPCETVLVVEDEAMVCEIAAEALADEGYRVLTAADAVEAGRILQAERVDMLFTDIDLARNTNGVALARDARRHCPRLPVVYTSGGRHTLSDGEAVIGSVFVPKPYRPSQIVALANRILGH; encoded by the coding sequence ATGATCCAGTCTGCCTTTGCGGCGATGGTGCCGCCCGCGATCCTCCCCTGCGAGACCGTGCTGGTGGTCGAGGACGAGGCGATGGTCTGCGAGATCGCCGCCGAGGCCCTGGCGGATGAAGGCTACCGCGTACTCACCGCCGCCGACGCGGTCGAGGCCGGCCGCATCCTGCAGGCCGAGCGGGTCGACATGCTGTTCACCGACATCGACCTGGCCCGCAACACCAACGGGGTGGCGCTGGCCCGGGACGCGCGGCGCCACTGCCCGCGCCTGCCGGTGGTCTACACCTCGGGCGGCCGCCACACGCTGAGCGACGGCGAGGCGGTGATCGGCTCGGTCTTCGTGCCCAAGCCCTACCGCCCGAGCCAGATCGTGGCGCTCGCCAACCGCATCCTCGGACACTGA
- a CDS encoding WD40 repeat domain-containing protein: MSATAAPSLTQQVTEIAAGAHVIAAQWLGRQLALALGDGTVLLVAEGGGTTRIEAHPEAGLLVAAGDGKRLVTGGDDGRVVAVKADGSVEAVATAKGGAWIDALALHPDGGVAYAAGKRVVARDAKGREKLFEAPSTARGLAFAPKGYRLAVAHYGGASLWYPNLETAPEPLTWKGSHIDVTWSTDGRFVITTMQENALHGWRLQPDRGHMRMTGYPAKVRSTAWSSDGDWLATSGAEAVIVWPFDTKEGPTGKAPRECGVRPARVSRVAFHPKAPVLAAGYEDGCVLLIRFTDASELLVRPAVKGSAVTAMSWHSGGEHLAFGCADGQAGLLSLPR; encoded by the coding sequence ATGAGCGCCACCGCCGCCCCCTCCCTCACCCAGCAGGTCACCGAGATCGCGGCCGGCGCCCACGTCATCGCGGCGCAGTGGCTCGGCCGGCAGCTCGCCCTGGCGCTCGGCGACGGGACGGTGCTCCTCGTCGCGGAAGGGGGCGGGACCACCCGGATCGAGGCCCATCCGGAGGCCGGCCTCCTCGTCGCCGCGGGCGACGGCAAGCGCCTCGTCACCGGCGGCGACGACGGGCGGGTGGTCGCGGTCAAGGCCGACGGAAGCGTCGAGGCGGTCGCGACGGCCAAGGGCGGCGCCTGGATCGACGCGCTGGCCCTGCACCCCGATGGCGGCGTCGCGTACGCGGCCGGCAAGCGCGTCGTCGCCCGCGACGCCAAGGGCCGCGAGAAGCTGTTCGAGGCGCCCTCCACCGCCCGCGGCCTCGCCTTCGCGCCGAAGGGCTACCGCCTCGCGGTGGCGCATTACGGCGGCGCCTCCCTGTGGTACCCGAATCTCGAGACCGCGCCCGAGCCCCTGACCTGGAAGGGCTCCCACATCGACGTGACCTGGTCGACGGACGGGCGCTTCGTCATCACCACGATGCAGGAGAACGCCCTGCACGGCTGGCGCCTCCAGCCCGACCGCGGCCACATGCGGATGACCGGCTACCCGGCCAAGGTGCGCTCCACCGCCTGGTCCTCGGACGGCGACTGGCTCGCGACGAGCGGCGCGGAGGCGGTGATCGTCTGGCCGTTCGATACCAAGGAAGGCCCGACCGGCAAGGCGCCGCGGGAATGCGGCGTGCGCCCGGCCCGGGTCTCGCGGGTGGCGTTCCACCCCAAGGCCCCGGTGCTGGCGGCGGGCTACGAGGATGGCTGCGTGCTGCTGATCCGCTTCACCGACGCCTCCGAGCTCCTGGTGCGCCCGGCGGTGAAGGGCAGCGCGGTGACGGCGATGAGCTGGCATTCCGGCGGCGAGCACCTCGCCTTCGGCTGCGCCGACGGTCAGGCCGGCCTCCTCAGCCTGCCGCGCTGA